Below is a window of Tolypothrix bouteillei VB521301 DNA.
TTTTGCTGCTTTTGCTTTGACCGAAATTGCTTGATATTGTTTTGCAATTTCGTCAAAAATTTCTTCTGCTTTGGCTTCGCGATTAAAAAATAGGGATGTAAACTTTATCCATTCGGCTCGTCCCAATGGAGATGATTCCGTGTAATCAGCGTTAATAGCCACCTTTAAACCAGCTTCTATAAGTCTGGGATAACTATCAATGTTTGGATTTCCTACTCCATAGGTCGTTACTAAATCTGGGTTTAAGTCTAATAATTTTTCTAGGTTCAGACTATTATCAATTCCTAATTTAGCTATTTTATTAGCTTTGATTTTTTCAACAACGCTATTGGTGTTGACTGTACTTGTATCGCTGACTCCAAGAAGCTTATCTACAACTCCTAACTTATCTAAATGTGGTAAATGGGTGGTAGAAAGCGAAACGACAGTATTGATAGGAATTTGAATAGTTTGTGATTCTTTAAATCCTTTAGGAACAGGCGTACCGCATTGTACGAGAACATATTGAAATGTAGTAGCTGCCTTTTGCCATGGATTCTTTACCGTAACAATTTTATAATTTTTATAGTATTCTACTCCAAAACCTTTTGCATAATCAATAATAATTTTTTTCGGAAAGTAATCGGTGGTTTCACTGTAGTTTTTAACGCATTCTTGATGAATCTTACTATGAGATGCTGTAATTGTGTTATTACTAGGTTTATTTGAACTTTGGCAAGCTATGACAACAACAGTTATTAAGACGATTTGACAAAAAAAGATTATAGGCTTGAATCTTAAAAAATTTATATTTCTCATGTTTGTTAGATTTCAGACAAAATCATAATTCTGTACCTTCTTTACAATTGTACTGTACGGACAAATTCAATGTACGGTTAACCGTACATAACAAGGACGGTGGATTTTCACTATAAATTTAGCGGTTATCTGCACTTTTACTTTCGTAAGGAAATTTGTCAAGATAATCTTGTAGCTTGAAGGGGTTTAAATGAAAAAGAAATTTTTTACACAAATATTTCAAAGTGGTATTAGTAAAGTTTTACGCCATCCCAAATATCGGGTATTTGCAATTGTTGCTGGTTTATTCTATTTAATCAGTCCTTTAGATATTTCACCAGATGTTATCCCTATTATAGGATGGGTAGATGATGGACTGATTGCGAGTTTCGTTGTCGCGGAAGCTTCCCAAATCCTTATAGAAGAGCTAAAAAAGCGTAAAAAAGTGACTCCAGATGAATCCAAGTCTCCTCAGACAGCGACTACAATTGATGTTGAAGCTGTAAAGCTTTCATAAAAGTTATATTTTTTAATTTAATAAATAATAATGGAAATGCGATAAGTCAAAAGCTTATCGCATTTCATTTGCAAGGATTGGTTTGATTGTACGGTTATTATCAATAGAGTGTGGTGTTAAAGCCGAATAACATAACTTTTTTACAGAAATAATATAAGAATATAAAGCAAACAAACAAGTCCACGATTTCTAGTTATTCATAACACGTATGGCATTACTTCGTTACAACCCCTGGCAAGAACTGAACGCTATTCAACGCCTGTTTGAAGATACAAGAGTTCCATTTGAAAGAGATTTGGTTAAAGTTCCTGCGGCTGAACTGACTCAAACAGAGGATGCTGTTCACCTGAAGTTGGAACTTCCAGGAATCGATGCTAAAGATTTAGATATCCAAGTGACAGAAAACACTGTTTCTATCAGTGGCGAGCGCAAGTCTGAAGCCAAGACCGAAGACAAAGGTACGACACGGACTGAGTTCCACTATGGTAAGTTTCAGCGTGTAATTCCATTGAGAGTAAAAATTCAAAATACTGATGTCAAGGCAGAATATAAAGACGGTATTTTGAATCTGACTTTGCCAAAGAAAGAGGAAGAAAAGAACAAAGTTGTCAAAGTTAACCTAGAACAGCCTGCTGCTTAGTTGACTGTTTTAGCGAGAAATTTTCTTTCACGTAGATAATTATCAAGCAACCCCGGTCGCGTTAGAGTGACTGGGGTTTTTTCTTAGAACTCACGTTTAATTATTTGGATGAGTCACCTTTATTTTCAACTGCTATTAATAATGTAATTTTAGTTTACAGCAGTTTTCGAGAGAGTAAACTATAGCAGTTGTAAATGAGTTACAAACACCTCTTCCTTGTCTTCCTTGTTCGGATCTCAAGATAGGATTGCCATACACAACTGTTTGATTGCTGGCAGAAATTGAGTGCGCGATCGCATGAGGAAGTTTTCTTTTCTATCAAAGTCTTCTCATAATTTGTTCGGCAATTGCAGGCATAAAGCGTTGAAGCACGAATAACAATTTTGTTTTGCCAATCCGCATTTCATAACGATTTTGAACAAAGTTACTCCAGAACTCTT
It encodes the following:
- a CDS encoding ABC transporter substrate-binding protein, with translation MRNINFLRFKPIIFFCQIVLITVVVIACQSSNKPSNNTITASHSKIHQECVKNYSETTDYFPKKIIIDYAKGFGVEYYKNYKIVTVKNPWQKAATTFQYVLVQCGTPVPKGFKESQTIQIPINTVVSLSTTHLPHLDKLGVVDKLLGVSDTSTVNTNSVVEKIKANKIAKLGIDNSLNLEKLLDLNPDLVTTYGVGNPNIDSYPRLIEAGLKVAINADYTESSPLGRAEWIKFTSLFFNREAKAEEIFDEIAKQYQAISVKAKAAKNRPTVFVGFNSKGTWYMPGGNSYVAQYFADAGANYLWKDEKSSGSLPLSLEQVFERATNADYWLNGSLYWKTKKDLLAEDNRYGDFKAVKNGNLYNNNALLNSSGGNDYWESGISNPHLVLSDIIKILHPEILRDRKLVYYRKLS
- a CDS encoding YkvA family protein, whose amino-acid sequence is MKKKFFTQIFQSGISKVLRHPKYRVFAIVAGLFYLISPLDISPDVIPIIGWVDDGLIASFVVAEASQILIEELKKRKKVTPDESKSPQTATTIDVEAVKLS
- a CDS encoding Hsp20/alpha crystallin family protein, with product MALLRYNPWQELNAIQRLFEDTRVPFERDLVKVPAAELTQTEDAVHLKLELPGIDAKDLDIQVTENTVSISGERKSEAKTEDKGTTRTEFHYGKFQRVIPLRVKIQNTDVKAEYKDGILNLTLPKKEEEKNKVVKVNLEQPAA